A single region of the Dehalococcoides mccartyi genome encodes:
- the nadA gene encoding quinolinate synthase NadA has translation MYRELISHKIAELKKERKAVILAHNYQLGEIQDAADFVGDSLELARKAANIDAEVVVFCGVHFMAETAAILSPEKTVLAPEPKAGCPMADMISGAELREFKTRYPGLPVVCYVNSTAEVKAESDICCTSANAVKVVESLKSDTVLFVPDQYLGAFVKERTSKKIISWPGYCPCHARIKPEDILNLRKHYPKAKVIVHPESRPEVTALADQVLSTGQMVSYAARADVKELIVGTEIGMLYRLRKENPDKLFIPVSEQAVCANMKMTTLPKLLASLENMQAVVSVPEEIRRKAVGAVERMLKVT, from the coding sequence ATGTACAGAGAGCTTATTTCGCACAAGATAGCGGAGCTGAAAAAAGAGCGTAAGGCCGTTATACTGGCCCACAACTACCAGCTTGGAGAAATCCAGGATGCGGCGGACTTTGTGGGTGACTCGCTGGAACTGGCCCGTAAGGCGGCCAATATTGATGCCGAGGTGGTAGTTTTCTGCGGGGTTCACTTTATGGCTGAAACAGCTGCTATCCTCAGCCCCGAAAAGACAGTCCTTGCACCTGAGCCAAAGGCCGGCTGCCCCATGGCGGATATGATAAGCGGGGCAGAACTCAGGGAATTTAAAACCCGTTATCCAGGTCTGCCGGTGGTTTGTTATGTTAACTCTACTGCGGAGGTCAAGGCGGAGTCTGATATCTGCTGTACCTCTGCTAACGCCGTAAAAGTGGTGGAAAGCCTGAAATCAGATACGGTTTTGTTTGTGCCTGACCAGTATCTGGGGGCTTTTGTCAAAGAACGCACCAGCAAAAAGATAATAAGCTGGCCGGGTTATTGCCCCTGCCATGCCCGTATAAAGCCCGAAGATATTCTAAACTTAAGAAAACACTACCCAAAAGCTAAAGTAATAGTCCATCCTGAAAGCCGGCCTGAGGTAACTGCTTTAGCGGACCAGGTTTTATCTACCGGGCAGATGGTATCTTATGCTGCCCGGGCAGACGTCAAAGAGCTTATTGTAGGCACAGAAATAGGTATGCTCTACCGCCTGCGTAAAGAAAATCCGGACAAGCTCTTTATACCGGTATCTGAACAGGCTGTGTGCGCTAATATGAAAATGACCACCCTGCCCAAGCTGCTTGCCAGTCTGGAAAATATGCAGGCAGTGGTAAGTGTGCCGGAGGAAATCCGGCGTAAGGCAGTGGGTGCGGTAGAACGAATGCTGAAGGTGACTTAA
- a CDS encoding class I SAM-dependent methyltransferase: MMQDKVTPPSYYKTDYWKRYSKVYDFLTRVLFIPFGGEERFRRKFVDEANIQPGDNIIDMCCGTGATTRLVAGKLKDGQVTGVDLSPDMMARAKEKVTGMPVVFRQASGDNLPFLEGTFDKAFVSYGLHEMPTPIRREAIKQIYKVLKPGGVFNVLDYNLPQGIGGLGIRVFIRVFEGLPAYQMMQPGVLSGELKDGGFEILNRRQRLLGMFQIIQARKPL; this comes from the coding sequence ATGATGCAGGACAAAGTTACCCCGCCCTCCTATTACAAGACAGATTACTGGAAACGTTATTCTAAAGTTTACGACTTTTTAACACGTGTACTTTTTATACCCTTCGGCGGCGAAGAACGCTTTCGCCGCAAGTTTGTAGATGAGGCCAATATTCAACCCGGTGACAATATCATAGACATGTGCTGCGGCACAGGTGCAACTACCCGTCTGGTAGCCGGAAAATTAAAAGACGGTCAGGTAACAGGTGTTGATCTATCCCCGGATATGATGGCCAGAGCCAAAGAAAAAGTAACGGGCATGCCTGTGGTTTTCCGTCAAGCCTCAGGTGACAATCTGCCATTCCTTGAGGGTACTTTCGATAAGGCTTTCGTATCTTACGGTTTGCATGAAATGCCCACCCCTATCCGCCGTGAAGCAATTAAACAGATTTATAAAGTGCTCAAACCGGGGGGTGTTTTCAACGTGCTGGACTATAATCTTCCCCAGGGTATCGGTGGGTTGGGTATCAGGGTATTTATCCGTGTATTTGAGGGCTTGCCGGCCTACCAGATGATGCAGCCGGGGGTCTTAAGCGGTGAACTAAAGGATGGCGGGTTTGAAATCCTTAACCGCCGCCAGCGTCTTTTAGGCATGTTCCAGATTATTCAGGCGCGTAAACCGCTTTAG
- a CDS encoding AIR synthase family protein, protein MPEMPEIGKISPDIFRELIYPRLGAASQDVLIGPRSGVDSAVVNMGGKAVSLTTDPVFIVPEYGWERAAWFAIHILLSDSVTSGLKPKYLTIDLNLPMGITKDQLSLVWQVIHDQCAQNGVSIVTGHTARYENCNYPFVGGATVIGEGELNQYVGPEFVKPGDKIIITKGPAIEACGIFAAMFPGYLSKKFGADFSLKSQGIFYKMSVVEDALAAVSVGVRDNGVTAMHDATECGIWGGLYEIAEAAGLGVTIEKDKIVVEDGVKEICTLFGIDPYASISEGTLLLTCRAHRAEEILSAMSAKGIKASVAGEITPSGSGMKLVENGQVKPLIHPQVDPFWKAFYNALEKYNELEGKK, encoded by the coding sequence ATGCCTGAAATGCCTGAAATAGGTAAAATATCGCCGGACATCTTCAGGGAACTTATATATCCCAGGCTTGGGGCGGCTTCACAGGATGTGCTTATAGGTCCCAGGAGCGGGGTTGATTCCGCTGTAGTCAATATGGGAGGCAAGGCTGTTTCCCTGACCACAGACCCGGTCTTTATCGTGCCCGAATACGGCTGGGAGAGAGCGGCTTGGTTTGCCATACATATCCTCCTTTCAGATTCGGTTACCTCAGGTTTAAAACCCAAATACCTTACCATAGACCTTAATTTGCCTATGGGTATTACCAAAGACCAGCTGAGTCTGGTCTGGCAGGTCATCCATGACCAATGTGCCCAAAATGGTGTATCTATAGTAACCGGGCATACCGCCCGATATGAAAACTGCAATTACCCTTTCGTTGGCGGGGCAACTGTAATCGGCGAAGGTGAACTAAACCAGTATGTTGGCCCCGAATTTGTAAAACCCGGAGACAAAATAATTATTACCAAAGGGCCGGCTATAGAAGCTTGCGGTATTTTTGCGGCCATGTTCCCCGGTTATCTGTCCAAAAAATTCGGGGCTGATTTCAGCCTGAAATCTCAGGGTATTTTTTATAAAATGAGCGTGGTGGAAGATGCTCTGGCAGCTGTCTCCGTGGGTGTCCGGGATAACGGGGTAACTGCCATGCATGATGCCACAGAGTGCGGTATCTGGGGGGGGTTGTATGAAATAGCCGAAGCCGCCGGCCTGGGTGTTACCATAGAAAAAGACAAGATTGTGGTTGAAGACGGGGTGAAGGAAATCTGCACCCTGTTTGGAATAGACCCGTATGCTTCCATAAGCGAAGGCACTCTGCTGCTTACCTGCCGTGCCCACCGGGCGGAAGAAATCCTTTCAGCTATGTCTGCCAAGGGTATCAAAGCCTCGGTAGCCGGTGAAATAACACCCTCAGGCAGCGGTATGAAACTGGTTGAAAACGGGCAGGTAAAGCCTCTTATTCATCCGCAGGTTGACCCGTTCTGGAAGGCCTTTTATAATGCTCTGGAAAAGTATAATGAACTGGAAGGCAAAAAATGA
- a CDS encoding RrF2 family transcriptional regulator yields the protein MKLSARGRHSMEAMFDLAVHYGEGPILIRDVAQRRKISEQYLAQLFIPLRIAGLVRSVRGANGGFVLARDPKEIRLSDIVKATEGSTSPSECVDDPRVCWRGEGCITRNVWLKIKKATDEILDSINLENLVQQWKESGSPEVPLELSI from the coding sequence ATGAAGTTGTCAGCCCGTGGCAGGCATTCCATGGAAGCCATGTTTGACCTGGCGGTTCATTACGGTGAAGGCCCTATTTTGATTCGTGATGTCGCCCAGCGGAGAAAAATATCCGAACAGTATCTGGCCCAGCTTTTTATTCCCTTGAGGATAGCTGGATTGGTTAGAAGTGTCCGCGGGGCAAATGGCGGTTTTGTACTGGCCAGAGATCCCAAAGAAATAAGACTGAGTGATATAGTAAAAGCTACCGAAGGCTCTACCTCCCCTTCAGAGTGTGTGGATGACCCCAGAGTTTGCTGGCGCGGTGAAGGTTGTATTACCCGCAATGTTTGGCTGAAGATTAAAAAAGCCACAGATGAAATTCTGGATTCTATCAATTTGGAGAATTTGGTACAGCAGTGGAAAGAAAGCGGTTCACCTGAAGTTCCTCTGGAGCTGAGCATTTAA
- a CDS encoding FAD:protein FMN transferase — protein MKNKLTRRDFIRISAVGAGVLAAGGLGVKELITSAAECQYSETKALLGTYITITLIDSSQDNAKAKVNDTFAEIERLSSVFNRFDVTSELYRLNKSGQAIGASSEFVSVLSSAQYCAELSGGAFDPTVLPALDLCQDSFAKTKLPPSSSQLDEVKYLVDYREMSIKGKDIVLGRNGMAITLDGIAKGYIVDMATSYLRGRGVSQIIVEAGGDLALQGMREDGQPWKVGITHPRAYTGYYDVIQSSNACMATSGDYENAFTPDYKYNHIIDPRTGFSPQQLCSATVIARDTLLADALATAAMVMGVDETLKLLESLDGAEALLIDKDLKSYTTSGYRVLSEHLGT, from the coding sequence GTGAAGAATAAATTAACCAGAAGAGATTTTATCAGGATTTCGGCCGTGGGAGCTGGGGTTTTGGCTGCCGGAGGTTTGGGTGTTAAAGAGCTGATAACCTCTGCGGCTGAATGTCAGTATTCTGAGACCAAAGCTCTTTTGGGTACATATATCACAATTACTCTGATAGACAGTAGCCAGGACAATGCCAAAGCCAAGGTTAACGATACTTTTGCTGAAATTGAACGGTTGTCTTCTGTATTTAACCGCTTTGATGTTACCTCAGAACTTTACCGCCTGAACAAAAGCGGTCAGGCTATAGGCGCTTCAAGCGAATTTGTCTCGGTCCTTTCCAGTGCCCAGTATTGTGCCGAACTTAGCGGCGGGGCATTTGATCCCACAGTACTGCCTGCGTTGGACCTTTGTCAGGACAGCTTCGCTAAAACCAAGCTGCCTCCCTCTTCTTCTCAGCTTGATGAAGTAAAATACCTGGTTGATTACCGTGAAATGTCTATCAAGGGCAAAGATATAGTCTTGGGCAGGAACGGTATGGCTATTACTCTTGATGGTATTGCCAAGGGTTACATTGTAGATATGGCAACCTCCTATCTGCGCGGACGCGGCGTCAGCCAGATAATAGTTGAAGCCGGCGGAGATTTGGCTCTTCAGGGCATGCGCGAAGACGGCCAGCCTTGGAAAGTGGGTATCACCCACCCCAGAGCGTATACCGGTTACTATGATGTTATCCAGTCTTCAAATGCCTGCATGGCCACTTCCGGTGATTATGAAAATGCATTCACTCCGGATTACAAGTATAACCACATCATTGATCCCCGCACTGGTTTTTCACCGCAGCAATTGTGCAGTGCCACGGTCATTGCCCGTGATACCCTGCTGGCGGATGCTTTAGCTACTGCTGCTATGGTAATGGGGGTAGACGAGACCCTTAAACTGCTGGAAAGTTTGGACGGGGCAGAAGCTCTGCTGATAGATAAAGACCTGAAGAGCTATACAACCAGCGGTTACCGTGTCCTTAGCGAACATCTCGGTACCTGA
- a CDS encoding 4Fe-4S binding protein, producing the protein MQSSFWKLHGKKALIIFAIISVVIAGVIGKVSASPDVEQYLSKVIPEASSFKKLADRASDDLYLFAALDSAGNQIAYVTSGKGLGYAGPMTVVVAWSNEGVILAMDVPQTNDTPAWYNRLAANDYFSQFIGRSYQDPLQLNEDINAVSGATRSSTGVDTGVREGRLILSEQLGNPYPVPPEPINFGLAEVFFIAGIVSVFALRMVPALRKVHVLRYMSLLIGLAVFGIWLSVPLSLVNFIVFPTGFAPSWQSNMLLYLMVFGIIGAALVFGKNLWCFWMCPFSAIQEGLNFIGGGRTRPITRTQLAMRNTRYVILWLIVVLVLVFQSPQMAVFEPWNTIFSLKGALDQWLLVIATLGVSLFIHDFWCHYLCPVGATMDIILKIRKSTIGLVKNFSSK; encoded by the coding sequence ATGCAGAGCAGTTTCTGGAAACTACACGGTAAAAAAGCGCTTATAATATTTGCCATTATCTCTGTAGTTATAGCCGGAGTGATAGGCAAGGTTTCTGCTTCGCCTGATGTTGAGCAGTATCTATCAAAAGTTATCCCTGAAGCCTCCAGCTTTAAAAAACTGGCTGACCGTGCATCAGATGATCTTTATCTCTTTGCCGCCCTTGATTCTGCCGGCAATCAGATTGCTTATGTTACTTCCGGCAAGGGTTTGGGTTATGCTGGCCCTATGACGGTTGTAGTTGCCTGGAGCAACGAAGGCGTTATTTTGGCAATGGATGTACCCCAAACCAACGATACCCCTGCCTGGTACAACAGACTTGCCGCCAATGATTATTTTTCCCAGTTTATCGGACGTTCTTATCAGGATCCTTTACAGCTTAATGAAGATATAAACGCGGTTTCCGGGGCTACCCGTTCCTCAACCGGTGTTGATACTGGTGTCCGCGAAGGCCGTCTGATACTCTCCGAACAGCTTGGCAACCCCTACCCCGTCCCCCCTGAACCTATTAATTTCGGGCTGGCCGAGGTATTCTTTATTGCCGGCATTGTGTCCGTATTTGCCCTGCGGATGGTGCCTGCTTTACGCAAGGTACATGTACTGCGTTATATGAGTTTGCTGATAGGGCTGGCAGTATTCGGTATCTGGCTGTCTGTGCCGTTAAGCCTGGTGAATTTTATCGTCTTCCCCACCGGCTTTGCTCCCAGCTGGCAGAGCAATATGCTTCTCTATCTTATGGTGTTCGGTATTATCGGGGCTGCGCTCGTTTTCGGTAAAAACCTGTGGTGTTTCTGGATGTGCCCATTCTCTGCCATCCAGGAAGGCCTTAACTTTATCGGCGGCGGCCGTACCCGTCCCATTACCCGCACTCAGCTTGCCATGCGTAACACCCGCTATGTCATTCTCTGGCTGATAGTAGTGTTGGTTTTAGTTTTCCAGTCCCCTCAAATGGCAGTATTTGAGCCATGGAATACCATCTTTAGTCTGAAGGGTGCGCTGGACCAGTGGCTTCTGGTTATAGCTACTCTGGGCGTGTCTCTCTTCATACATGACTTTTGGTGTCATTATCTCTGCCCTGTAGGCGCTACCATGGATATAATACTTAAAATACGGAAAAGCACTATTGGGCTGGTTAAGAATTTTTCCAGCAAATAG
- a CDS encoding 4Fe-4S binding protein translates to MLALLSLGLAALYGFTHQDLGYKEYIPQVVSADSEYTELMATSQGVLYGILDDEGQMESYVTISQGQGYGGPLLVALDWSLDGIIQQISVPVQHEDLPWWRVLEARHFFEQYIGRGYEEPIQIHEDIDAVSGSTVSSNGVAMAVKAGRLLIVKELGSDYKDPLPGIKFGLPELLVCLGLVFVFWVRTFRPFKNPKYARYLALAYSFFIVGIWLSVPLSLNNISSFLVGYAPSLEQFIIFYIVVWGILGLAILFGKNYYCYWMCPFSAVQEGLHFIGEGVSPSANAQKRFKWVRYSLLWLALMLVFIFRAPNISGFEPWNLLFSLKGDFQEWILMIATLVGALLFYNFWCNYLCPVGASLDIIIKVRKWVGNKWKSLLKKKARR, encoded by the coding sequence TTGCTGGCTTTGTTAAGCTTGGGGCTTGCCGCTTTGTATGGTTTTACCCACCAGGATTTAGGCTACAAGGAATACATTCCTCAGGTTGTGTCTGCAGATTCCGAATATACCGAATTGATGGCTACCAGTCAGGGTGTGCTTTACGGCATACTGGACGATGAAGGCCAGATGGAAAGCTACGTTACTATTTCACAGGGACAGGGTTACGGCGGCCCTCTGCTGGTTGCCCTTGACTGGAGTCTTGACGGTATTATCCAGCAGATATCAGTTCCCGTTCAGCACGAGGACCTTCCCTGGTGGCGGGTTCTTGAAGCCAGACATTTTTTTGAACAATATATAGGCCGCGGTTACGAAGAACCTATCCAGATACACGAAGATATAGATGCTGTTTCAGGGTCTACTGTTTCTTCAAACGGGGTAGCCATGGCTGTCAAGGCCGGGCGGCTTCTGATAGTAAAAGAGCTGGGTTCGGACTATAAAGACCCCCTGCCCGGTATAAAATTCGGTTTACCGGAGTTGCTGGTATGTTTGGGGCTGGTCTTTGTTTTCTGGGTGCGCACTTTCAGGCCGTTTAAAAACCCCAAATATGCCCGTTATCTGGCTCTTGCCTACAGCTTCTTTATAGTGGGTATCTGGCTTTCAGTACCCCTTAGCCTGAACAATATCTCCAGTTTTCTGGTAGGTTATGCCCCCAGCCTTGAGCAGTTCATAATCTTTTATATTGTAGTTTGGGGGATACTGGGGCTGGCTATTCTCTTCGGCAAAAATTACTACTGTTACTGGATGTGCCCTTTCTCTGCTGTTCAGGAAGGTCTTCATTTTATCGGAGAAGGTGTCTCACCTTCCGCCAATGCCCAGAAACGTTTTAAGTGGGTTCGCTACTCGCTGCTTTGGTTGGCATTGATGCTGGTGTTTATATTCAGAGCGCCAAATATATCAGGTTTTGAGCCGTGGAATTTACTTTTCAGCCTGAAAGGGGATTTCCAGGAATGGATACTCATGATAGCCACATTGGTAGGTGCTCTGCTGTTCTACAATTTCTGGTGCAATTATCTTTGCCCTGTAGGGGCTTCACTGGATATAATAATCAAGGTGCGTAAATGGGTGGGGAATAAATGGAAAAGCCTGTTAAAGAAAAAAGCAAGGCGATAG
- the tatC gene encoding twin-arginine translocase subunit TatC gives MSSKNETPEVEEEEPPEEAKAKGKMPIGGHFNELRQRFTRGIIALVMGVMVAFFFATPIIGFLTAPGGPDFKPAQLGVMEYASVFFNVSLWAGFIIASPYILYQLIAFITPALNRNEKKFIFIAIPAVTVMFLAGLAFAYYVALPPALNILLHWGDDVVLTVVGIKDYMNVVTRILIALGLIFETPFIIMVLARLGVVSPQWLASKRKIWVVIAFVIAALITPTFDPVNQTIMAGPLIVLYEISIWLSKLVYRKKREVSESK, from the coding sequence GTGAGCAGCAAAAACGAGACTCCTGAAGTAGAAGAAGAGGAACCACCGGAAGAAGCTAAAGCCAAGGGCAAAATGCCTATCGGTGGGCATTTTAACGAGCTTCGCCAGCGTTTTACTCGCGGCATAATAGCTTTGGTGATGGGTGTTATGGTGGCCTTTTTCTTTGCTACCCCCATAATAGGCTTTTTAACTGCCCCCGGCGGTCCTGATTTCAAACCGGCCCAGCTGGGTGTTATGGAATATGCTTCGGTCTTTTTTAACGTATCGCTCTGGGCAGGCTTCATTATTGCTTCCCCTTACATACTGTATCAACTGATTGCCTTTATTACTCCGGCACTAAACCGCAACGAAAAGAAGTTTATTTTTATTGCCATACCGGCTGTAACCGTAATGTTTCTGGCTGGTTTGGCTTTCGCCTACTATGTGGCTTTGCCGCCTGCTTTAAACATACTGTTGCACTGGGGCGATGATGTTGTGCTCACTGTGGTTGGTATAAAAGACTATATGAATGTAGTCACCAGAATACTTATTGCGCTCGGACTCATATTTGAGACCCCCTTCATTATTATGGTGCTGGCAAGACTGGGCGTAGTATCTCCCCAGTGGCTGGCCTCCAAACGCAAAATCTGGGTAGTAATCGCTTTTGTCATTGCCGCTCTCATTACACCTACCTTTGACCCTGTAAATCAGACTATTATGGCCGGTCCGCTTATAGTTCTTTATGAGATATCCATCTGGCTGTCCAAACTGGTTTACCGCAAGAAGAGGGAAGTAAGCGAGTCTAAGTAA
- a CDS encoding Sec-independent protein translocase subunit TatA/TatB, which produces MDFLGIGFGEIIIVLIVATLIFGPGKIPEFARQIGQFVNSFRKVTGEMTRDFTRAIDAENLASPSKKKTGSSTSTTSKSKSLENFLNGPGSGGKA; this is translated from the coding sequence ATGGATTTTCTGGGAATCGGCTTCGGTGAAATTATTATCGTGCTTATTGTGGCCACCCTTATTTTCGGGCCCGGCAAGATACCTGAGTTTGCCCGCCAAATCGGACAGTTCGTTAATTCGTTCCGCAAGGTAACCGGTGAAATGACCAGAGATTTTACCAGAGCTATAGATGCTGAAAATCTGGCTTCTCCCAGTAAAAAGAAAACCGGCAGTTCTACCAGTACCACCAGCAAATCCAAATCACTTGAAAATTTTCTAAACGGACCCGGAAGCGGTGGTAAAGCGTGA
- a CDS encoding twin-arginine translocase TatA/TatE family subunit, whose product MPKIGPIEILIIVLLIVVVFGASRIPKIGESLGKALHNIRKKNDFEEETPKPKVVKKLEDDAVSAKINEKIAETKKES is encoded by the coding sequence ATGCCTAAGATTGGCCCAATAGAGATACTTATTATCGTACTTCTGATTGTGGTGGTTTTTGGTGCCAGCCGTATTCCCAAAATCGGCGAATCACTGGGTAAAGCCCTGCACAATATCCGCAAGAAGAACGACTTTGAAGAAGAAACTCCCAAACCGAAGGTTGTTAAAAAACTTGAGGATGATGCAGTTTCCGCCAAAATAAATGAAAAGATAGCTGAGACTAAAAAAGAGTCTTAA
- the tatA gene encoding twin-arginine translocase TatA/TatE family subunit, translating into MPKIGPMEILIIVLLVVVVFGIGKLPQVGDAIGKGIRNFRKASSGEEEKEEVETKEETKPAEKSE; encoded by the coding sequence ATGCCTAAGATCGGTCCTATGGAAATACTTATCATTGTTCTTTTGGTTGTAGTGGTGTTTGGTATAGGCAAGCTTCCTCAGGTTGGCGATGCTATCGGCAAAGGTATCAGGAATTTCAGAAAAGCTTCATCCGGTGAAGAAGAAAAAGAAGAAGTAGAAACCAAGGAAGAAACCAAGCCTGCTGAAAAATCCGAATAG
- the folP gene encoding dihydropteroate synthase: MNLPVGKPESSCFGTKRFGWGERTYIMGIVNVTTDSFSGDGLGADPKAALEQARRFAKEGADILDIGGESTRPGSQPVSMREELDRVIPAVRLISRNLDIPVSVDTYRYEVAEEALKAGACIINDVWGLKKDPSLFELAAKRPAGWVITSNQRENPAEDIMATVTRELRETALRLLGLGVPAQNIIIDPGVGFGKTLEQNLEIVRRLSELRSLNLPILLGTSRKSLIGQVLDTPPDERLEGTAATVALGIGGGADIVRVHDVAYMKRVCRMSDAVIRGKIWK; encoded by the coding sequence ATGAATTTACCCGTTGGAAAACCCGAAAGCAGCTGCTTCGGCACAAAGCGGTTTGGCTGGGGGGAGCGCACCTATATAATGGGCATAGTAAATGTCACCACTGACTCATTTTCAGGTGACGGACTGGGTGCCGACCCCAAAGCGGCACTTGAGCAGGCCCGCCGTTTTGCCAAGGAAGGGGCAGATATACTGGATATCGGCGGTGAAAGTACCCGCCCGGGCAGCCAGCCGGTAAGCATGCGGGAAGAACTGGATAGGGTAATACCGGCGGTCAGGCTTATTTCCCGAAATCTGGATATACCCGTAAGCGTAGATACCTACCGGTATGAAGTGGCGGAAGAAGCCCTGAAAGCCGGTGCCTGCATAATAAATGATGTCTGGGGGTTAAAAAAAGACCCTTCCCTTTTTGAGTTGGCAGCCAAAAGGCCTGCCGGCTGGGTAATAACCTCCAACCAGCGGGAAAACCCGGCAGAAGATATAATGGCGACAGTCACCCGTGAACTAAGAGAAACTGCCCTGAGGCTGCTTGGCTTGGGTGTACCCGCCCAAAATATTATTATTGACCCCGGGGTGGGGTTCGGCAAAACTCTGGAGCAGAATCTGGAAATTGTCCGCCGTTTGTCAGAACTGAGATCCCTTAATCTGCCTATACTGCTGGGCACTTCCCGCAAGTCCCTTATAGGGCAGGTGCTGGACACCCCGCCGGACGAAAGGCTGGAAGGGACGGCCGCCACTGTTGCCCTGGGTATAGGGGGAGGGGCGGATATTGTAAGGGTGCATGATGTCGCCTATATGAAACGGGTCTGCCGGATGAGCGATGCTGTTATAAGAGGTAAAATATGGAAATAA
- the folK gene encoding 2-amino-4-hydroxy-6-hydroxymethyldihydropteridine diphosphokinase, with protein sequence MEIIYLGLGSNTGDREKYLKDAQTRLSGKIIIRGLSSIYETKPLDCPPQPDFLNMVIEAHTELSPEDLLAFIQKVETEMGRSPNSHNQPRIIDIDILLYGQKRLNTPALTIPHPRLTERAFVMLPLLELAADFIYPGSRLSLSDLLEELPPGQSIRLFSRLPQDGPDREEDDEEDN encoded by the coding sequence ATGGAAATAATCTATTTGGGGCTTGGGTCAAACACAGGTGACCGGGAAAAATATCTGAAAGATGCCCAGACCCGTCTTTCGGGAAAAATCATTATTAGAGGCCTTTCATCAATATATGAAACCAAACCGCTGGACTGCCCTCCCCAGCCGGATTTTCTGAATATGGTGATAGAAGCCCATACAGAGCTTTCACCTGAAGACCTTCTGGCGTTTATCCAAAAGGTGGAGACAGAAATGGGGCGAAGCCCCAACAGCCATAACCAGCCCCGTATAATAGATATAGATATCCTGCTGTATGGACAGAAGCGCTTAAATACTCCCGCCTTGACTATACCTCATCCACGCCTGACTGAAAGAGCTTTTGTAATGCTGCCACTTCTGGAACTGGCAGCTGATTTTATCTATCCGGGCAGCCGCTTGAGCCTGTCAGACTTGCTTGAAGAACTGCCGCCCGGCCAGTCTATCCGCCTGTTTTCCCGCCTGCCGCAGGATGGCCCGGATAGGGAAGAAGATGATGAGGAGGACAATTAA
- the queD gene encoding 6-carboxytetrahydropterin synthase QueD produces the protein MYYLSVKRHFEAAHFLRGYKGKCENLHGHRYEAALKVRVSKLDECGMGVDFKLLKTSLSEVLQSYDHTCLNDLTPFDSQNPSAENIAKDIYNRLKPVITKNGAELYGVEVWESPDSSVLYQPD, from the coding sequence ATGTATTACCTGAGCGTAAAAAGGCATTTTGAAGCCGCCCATTTCCTCAGGGGATATAAAGGCAAGTGTGAAAACCTGCACGGCCACCGCTATGAAGCAGCCCTGAAGGTAAGGGTAAGCAAACTGGACGAATGCGGTATGGGGGTTGATTTCAAGTTGCTCAAAACCAGTCTGAGTGAGGTTTTGCAAAGCTACGACCATACCTGCCTGAATGACTTGACACCCTTTGACAGCCAAAATCCCTCAGCTGAAAATATAGCCAAAGATATATATAACAGACTCAAACCGGTTATCACCAAGAATGGCGCAGAGCTTTATGGGGTAGAGGTCTGGGAATCACCGGACAGTTCTGTGCTGTACCAGCCTGACTAA